In Leptospira harrisiae, a genomic segment contains:
- a CDS encoding tetratricopeptide repeat protein, which produces MSRFQKNTLLTFSLLAFVAYAPLYYSIRNAIKKETLPVTYESAETVSFFSLGEFEITGKESDPKTIHLLSELVDFEFRKVTGGVYLGKENSLTLAKKLRTNFVLFGVFEWKETGIEFNPRISSVEQKSTYSGKSIFLPYEERGKLVSVIYKSLSHLFEETIRLHRLMKRSPEWKIPSEDEFLSESEFVQLSDYDPKLSFEEKNSLFKSLEFPSEYLQFIKICLSLEKKSEDSFKEIWRNVGGNSNLSAYTRFYVAKNIAEFYFTKKEFGKTIEYASAAKKERELLKSVFHSDYADTISLLGKALVLEGKKEEAVYYLTSARKLYDTLGLLQDPTSVENSYFYGLLLYDLSQPELASYELSFIRGLVPTGLNSLYLDFNLAKVYYDLGRFDAALSLLQEQRKAIMDESYANHDIALYSYNLYAATLYKSGKWSVAKSVWESLVSAKSIYGIEEKPYHRYALFNLAVLSKLRNNPEQTETYYKQYVRLSPFGQIVDLPTNERFEIGKPIYPYTWETLSPNSFTELEEKTIRSYTGRYLFNGQDEEIRARTYENRLEDTNLFLDDLLNAKAFLSKPMSALRKTLFGDLKRFEKGNQIVFFDIGPALNHPEYPGVTSLAVAKHFSGMEVVLWELPGEVDLFLKKVKPELKDRLYAFPNIRILSGDGVGEFQTVYSDPNNWILRNRPIPNLKGKTIIIRAANSIDIYEPFTKILPHFQNIGKELKSNPILYFFNRSILLKPAGSEKFILIGNQSIRGFHHNFQSLDRNGEPPYSILPFTVCEEVNL; this is translated from the coding sequence TTGTCCCGCTTTCAAAAAAATACACTACTCACCTTTTCCCTTTTGGCGTTTGTCGCCTATGCTCCGTTATACTATTCGATTCGTAATGCGATCAAAAAAGAAACCTTACCGGTGACTTATGAGTCCGCGGAAACCGTTTCCTTTTTTAGTTTAGGCGAATTTGAAATAACAGGAAAAGAATCTGATCCTAAAACCATTCATCTCCTATCCGAATTGGTTGACTTTGAATTTCGGAAAGTTACAGGGGGAGTGTATCTCGGAAAAGAAAATTCTCTCACACTTGCAAAGAAACTAAGAACCAATTTTGTTTTGTTTGGGGTTTTTGAATGGAAAGAAACGGGAATTGAATTCAATCCCCGCATAAGTTCTGTGGAACAAAAGTCAACTTATTCAGGAAAATCTATTTTTCTCCCTTATGAGGAACGTGGGAAACTTGTTTCCGTTATTTATAAATCACTCTCTCATCTTTTTGAGGAAACTATTCGTTTGCATCGATTGATGAAACGAAGTCCAGAATGGAAAATTCCTTCTGAAGATGAATTCCTCTCGGAATCCGAGTTTGTTCAACTATCTGACTACGATCCAAAGTTGTCCTTTGAAGAAAAAAACTCCCTTTTCAAATCCTTGGAATTCCCTTCGGAGTATTTGCAGTTCATCAAGATTTGCCTTAGCTTAGAAAAAAAATCCGAAGACTCGTTTAAAGAAATTTGGCGTAATGTAGGAGGAAATTCCAATCTTTCCGCCTATACGAGGTTTTATGTTGCTAAAAACATTGCAGAGTTCTATTTCACAAAAAAAGAATTTGGTAAAACCATTGAATATGCAAGCGCCGCAAAAAAAGAAAGAGAACTTCTTAAATCTGTATTTCACAGTGACTATGCAGATACTATTTCTTTACTCGGAAAGGCTTTGGTTCTAGAAGGAAAAAAAGAAGAGGCAGTTTATTACCTAACTTCTGCAAGAAAACTTTATGATACATTGGGTTTGTTACAAGATCCCACTTCAGTAGAAAATTCTTATTTCTACGGACTACTACTTTACGATTTATCACAACCCGAACTTGCTTCCTATGAATTGTCCTTTATTCGGGGGTTGGTTCCTACGGGACTAAATTCACTATATTTAGATTTTAATTTAGCAAAGGTATATTATGATTTAGGTAGGTTTGATGCCGCCTTGTCATTGTTACAAGAACAAAGAAAAGCGATTATGGATGAAAGTTATGCCAATCACGACATTGCTTTGTATTCTTATAATTTATACGCAGCCACTCTTTACAAATCAGGGAAATGGAGTGTTGCAAAATCGGTTTGGGAGTCCCTTGTTTCTGCAAAGTCCATTTATGGAATCGAAGAAAAACCATACCACAGGTATGCTTTATTTAATTTAGCAGTTCTTTCTAAACTTCGAAATAATCCAGAACAAACAGAAACTTATTATAAACAGTATGTAAGGTTATCGCCATTTGGACAAATTGTTGACTTACCTACAAATGAACGTTTTGAAATTGGAAAACCGATTTATCCTTATACTTGGGAAACTTTGAGTCCAAACTCCTTTACCGAATTAGAAGAAAAAACTATCAGATCTTACACGGGACGTTATTTATTTAATGGCCAAGATGAAGAAATTCGTGCAAGGACCTATGAAAATAGATTAGAAGATACTAATTTATTTTTAGATGATTTGTTAAATGCAAAAGCCTTTCTTTCCAAACCTATGTCCGCCCTCAGGAAAACATTGTTTGGTGATTTAAAACGATTTGAAAAAGGAAATCAAATTGTATTTTTTGATATCGGACCTGCTTTAAATCATCCTGAATATCCTGGAGTTACCTCTCTTGCTGTCGCCAAACATTTTTCGGGAATGGAAGTCGTATTATGGGAGTTACCTGGGGAAGTAGATTTATTTTTGAAAAAGGTAAAACCGGAATTAAAAGATAGACTTTATGCTTTTCCAAACATTCGGATTCTATCTGGGGATGGAGTGGGTGAATTCCAAACTGTTTATTCGGACCCTAACAATTGGATCCTTAGGAATCGGCCCATCCCGAATTTAAAGGGTAAAACCATCATCATTCGTGCAGCAAACTCCATTGATATTTATGAGCCATTTACAAAAATTCTTCCCCATTTCCAAAACATAGGAAAGGAACTAAAATCAAATCCTATCCTTTATTTTTTTAATCGCAGTATCTTGTTAAAACCCGCTGGAAGTGAAAAATTCATTTTGATTGGTAATCAATCCATTCGTGGTTTTCATCATAACTTTCAAAGTTTAGACCGTAATGGAGAGCCTCCTTATTCCATCCTTCCGTTTACTGTTTGTGAGGAAGTAAACTTATGA
- a CDS encoding ATP-binding protein produces the protein MNWKQFLKGFILFLLYIGTAKLGMKFFSFQPVNLAVLWIPSGIGLIGCLFFGFRFLPVVWLASFLANKDGLISSQHGLNQFDLYLSICLTAGVDTLQSTLAYTFWIQKIRKSLNSAKDNFYFVTYVCFLSSLISIVCLGGILNYFGYFYQLNFSEIVRTLIVIIFGDTIGIFITVPFFMAWRKFRFEDLSIKLILWTTAFILVQAIIVYHFPYLFFLSFLILIYLGYRFQIRGVTLGVFLLYLSSILMTRLGVGPFVYPGVFDSYIYLISFLIPFSILSEFITLQYQRLIAYRFELEKKVFERTKLLRKQVFEKNKAIEALHNSEKLLSESNRTKDIFFSIIAHDLRNPLGAFKQLTELMYTDFDTYSDLEKKETIFDIQNSASMLYGLLEQLLDWARTQTGNMPFRPKRVNLSNLITKITEQVESAAKNKSIRILTDIPPESDFVYADSEMVQAILRNLITNSIKFTDENGEIRIVARQDEDGVRVECHDNGIGMDSSDLEKLFRVDAQLTSIGLEGEKGTGLGLILCNEFIKLHGGEIWATSEKGKGTTVSFRLPDHS, from the coding sequence ATGAACTGGAAGCAATTCCTAAAGGGATTCATTTTGTTTCTATTATATATAGGAACTGCCAAATTAGGAATGAAGTTCTTTTCGTTCCAACCGGTAAACCTTGCTGTTCTCTGGATCCCATCTGGGATTGGGCTTATTGGGTGTTTGTTTTTTGGATTTCGTTTTCTTCCTGTTGTTTGGCTTGCTAGTTTTCTTGCCAATAAAGATGGACTAATCAGTAGCCAACATGGTTTAAACCAATTCGATTTGTATTTGAGTATTTGTTTAACTGCCGGTGTTGATACTCTACAATCAACCTTGGCGTATACGTTTTGGATTCAAAAAATTCGTAAAAGTTTAAATTCAGCGAAAGACAATTTTTATTTTGTTACTTATGTTTGTTTTCTTTCCAGTTTAATTTCCATTGTTTGTCTGGGTGGAATCTTAAATTATTTTGGATATTTTTATCAGTTAAATTTTTCTGAAATTGTTCGAACTTTAATTGTGATTATCTTCGGGGATACAATTGGGATTTTTATTACCGTTCCTTTTTTTATGGCGTGGAGAAAATTCCGGTTTGAGGATTTGTCAATCAAACTCATCCTTTGGACCACTGCTTTTATTCTAGTCCAAGCTATTATTGTTTATCATTTTCCTTATCTTTTCTTTTTATCATTTTTAATTCTCATTTATCTGGGTTATCGATTTCAAATTCGAGGTGTTACCTTAGGAGTATTTTTATTATATCTTTCTAGTATTCTTATGACTCGATTGGGCGTTGGACCATTTGTTTATCCAGGAGTTTTTGATTCCTATATTTATTTGATTTCGTTTTTGATTCCATTTTCAATTTTGTCTGAGTTTATTACCTTACAATACCAACGACTCATTGCTTATCGATTTGAGTTAGAAAAAAAAGTTTTTGAACGAACAAAGTTACTTAGAAAACAGGTATTTGAAAAAAACAAAGCAATTGAAGCACTTCACAATTCTGAAAAACTTCTGAGTGAGTCCAATCGAACCAAAGATATTTTTTTTTCCATTATAGCCCATGACTTAAGAAATCCATTAGGTGCTTTTAAACAACTAACAGAACTTATGTACACTGACTTTGATACATATTCAGATTTGGAAAAAAAAGAAACGATCTTCGATATTCAAAATTCAGCTTCTATGTTATATGGACTTTTGGAACAACTTTTGGATTGGGCAAGAACCCAAACTGGAAATATGCCATTCAGACCCAAACGTGTTAATCTTTCCAATCTGATCACAAAGATTACTGAACAGGTAGAATCCGCTGCAAAAAATAAATCCATTCGGATTTTAACTGATATACCTCCTGAGTCTGACTTTGTTTACGCAGATTCAGAAATGGTCCAAGCTATCCTTCGCAACCTAATTACAAACTCGATAAAGTTTACCGATGAAAATGGAGAAATTCGTATTGTAGCAAGGCAAGATGAAGATGGTGTTCGGGTAGAATGCCATGACAATGGAATTGGTATGGACAGTTCTGATTTAGAAAAATTATTCCGTGTGGATGCCCAGCTCACAAGTATCGGTTTGGAAGGAGAAAAGGGAACAGGGCTTGGTTTGATTCTATGTAATGAATTTATCAAATTACATGGAGGCGAAATTTGGGCTACGAGCGAAAAAGGTAAAGGAACAACGGTTAGTTTCCGTTTACCAGACCATAGTTAG
- a CDS encoding HD family phosphohydrolase has translation MPVTKSSDSKFIITDDPFFEGKIADYSKKIKAKVLTLAELDQIESDSHGHIAKVLFYISRYELETKHQEIHQFLKDHPTIMSNFIVRAPIDYTGYITLNIEEDLFFTNVPDDAPLIFLVKALANAFTSLQMVVDKFELQKRINISTNEISKLTKIGISLANEKDFTKLLRDILNSAREISNSDSGSLYLVEKDERGNPRSLRFKISALDLNSDEFILPINKKSIAGYVAFTGKQLNIPNVYELSGKEEYKFNSDFDKMSNYYSKSMLVVPMKDHHDEVVGVIQLINRKKNFQTKLTLEEMKTNSILDYDKYSEELVMAVAGQAAVAIQNNNLVHDIETLFEGFVTASVSAIESRDPTTSGHSFRVAQYTVGLAESVNSIQTGRFKDVHFNDSQVKEIRYASLLHDFGKVGVREKVLVKAKKLEDYELDLIRWRFQFILKDVEAKLAQKKIEYLKKHGNNGYAEFERSIHLEYTLEKEKLEEMVRVISESNEPSILEEGNSNFLEEISKMSYHTTDGSQLNLLMPKEFNFLSIRRGSLDFDERREIESHVEHTFQFLSKIPWTRELKMVPAIAHGHHEKLNGSGYPRGLSAVEIPVQAKMMAIADIFDALTDQDRPYKKAVPLDRAFDILKMEVRDQHIDGDLLDIFIGSHSYEKILHKR, from the coding sequence ATGCCTGTGACCAAATCTTCGGATTCGAAATTCATTATCACGGACGATCCTTTTTTTGAAGGCAAAATTGCCGATTACTCCAAAAAAATCAAAGCTAAAGTTTTGACCTTAGCCGAGTTAGATCAAATCGAATCTGACTCACATGGTCACATTGCCAAAGTTTTATTTTATATCTCAAGGTACGAGTTGGAAACCAAACACCAAGAGATCCACCAATTTCTAAAGGATCATCCCACAATTATGTCGAACTTTATCGTTCGAGCTCCCATTGATTATACGGGATACATAACTTTAAATATTGAAGAAGATTTGTTTTTCACCAATGTTCCTGATGATGCTCCACTTATCTTTTTGGTAAAGGCACTTGCTAATGCTTTTACTAGCCTTCAGATGGTTGTAGATAAATTTGAACTCCAAAAACGGATTAATATTTCTACAAATGAAATTTCAAAACTTACTAAAATTGGAATTAGTCTTGCAAACGAAAAAGATTTTACGAAATTACTTCGTGATATTTTGAATTCGGCTCGTGAAATTTCTAATTCTGATTCTGGCTCATTGTATTTAGTTGAAAAAGATGAAAGAGGAAATCCTCGCAGTTTAAGATTTAAAATATCTGCCCTTGATTTAAACTCAGATGAATTTATTTTGCCTATCAACAAAAAGAGTATTGCTGGTTATGTAGCTTTCACTGGAAAACAACTCAATATTCCAAATGTGTACGAATTGTCCGGGAAGGAAGAGTATAAGTTTAATAGCGATTTTGATAAAATGAGTAATTATTATTCAAAGTCAATGCTCGTGGTTCCGATGAAAGACCACCATGATGAAGTCGTCGGGGTTATCCAACTTATCAATCGTAAAAAAAATTTCCAAACTAAATTAACTTTAGAAGAAATGAAAACCAATTCCATTTTGGATTATGATAAGTATTCTGAAGAGTTGGTGATGGCTGTGGCAGGACAGGCAGCAGTTGCCATTCAAAACAACAATTTGGTCCATGACATTGAAACTTTGTTCGAAGGATTTGTTACTGCCAGTGTTTCTGCAATTGAATCCAGGGATCCAACCACTTCTGGACATTCCTTTCGTGTGGCTCAATACACTGTTGGACTTGCTGAATCAGTGAATTCTATCCAAACGGGACGATTCAAAGATGTTCATTTTAATGATTCACAAGTAAAAGAAATTCGATATGCCTCTTTACTTCATGATTTTGGAAAAGTTGGAGTAAGAGAAAAGGTTCTTGTTAAAGCTAAAAAACTGGAAGACTACGAATTAGATTTAATTCGGTGGCGTTTTCAGTTTATATTAAAAGATGTAGAGGCAAAACTTGCTCAAAAAAAAATCGAATATCTAAAAAAACATGGTAACAATGGTTATGCTGAGTTTGAAAGATCCATTCATCTTGAATATACTTTAGAAAAAGAAAAATTAGAAGAAATGGTTCGAGTGATCTCCGAATCTAATGAACCTTCAATTCTGGAAGAGGGTAATTCAAACTTTTTAGAAGAAATTTCCAAAATGAGTTACCATACAACCGATGGAAGCCAACTAAATCTTCTGATGCCAAAAGAATTTAATTTTTTATCCATTCGTCGAGGTTCTTTAGATTTTGATGAAAGAAGAGAAATTGAATCTCATGTGGAACATACCTTCCAATTTTTATCCAAAATTCCGTGGACACGAGAATTAAAAATGGTCCCTGCCATTGCTCACGGGCACCATGAAAAGTTAAATGGGTCAGGTTATCCAAGAGGTCTGTCAGCTGTGGAGATCCCTGTCCAAGCAAAGATGATGGCGATTGCCGATATCTTTGATGCACTTACAGACCAAGATCGTCCTTATAAAAAAGCCGTCCCATTAGATCGTGCATTTGATATTTTGAAAATGGAAGTGAGAGACCAACATATCGACGGCGACCTTCTAGATATTTTTATTGGCAGCCATTCCTATGAAAAAATCCTACATAAGCGATAA
- a CDS encoding indole-3-glycerol-phosphate synthase (involved in tryptophan biosynthesis; amino acid biosynthesis; converts 1-(2-carboxyphenylamino)-1-deoxy-D-ribulose 5-phosphate to C(1)-(3-indolyl)-glycerol 3-phosphat), producing the protein MNPVLHKIVETKHEEISLAKGRSFPARKIPIRAWESNLKSSSITVIAECKKGSPSSGILREEYDPVQIASIYEASGAGAISVLTDSNYFFGSLTDLSSVAESVSIPVIRKDFIIDPLQIEEAYAYGASAILLIVRILTPKELSSLHSFAKSLGLSILVETHNKEEVKIALDSGATTIGINTRDLDTFEIHKNLIEEIAPELDDSIIRVAESGIVSFKDWQKYKGIIDSMLVGTYFMKSKDIAKDFRSLLSEN; encoded by the coding sequence TTGAATCCAGTTCTACATAAGATCGTCGAGACCAAACATGAAGAGATCAGCCTAGCAAAAGGTAGGTCTTTTCCCGCTCGTAAAATTCCCATTCGTGCTTGGGAATCAAATCTCAAATCCAGTTCCATAACAGTCATTGCGGAATGCAAAAAAGGAAGTCCAAGCTCTGGGATCCTTCGTGAGGAATACGATCCGGTTCAAATTGCATCCATCTATGAAGCTTCTGGTGCTGGTGCGATTTCAGTTCTTACTGACTCAAACTATTTTTTTGGTTCATTAACAGATTTATCCTCTGTTGCGGAGTCTGTGTCCATCCCAGTGATTCGGAAGGACTTCATCATTGATCCTCTTCAAATAGAAGAGGCTTATGCATATGGTGCATCAGCAATCTTACTGATTGTAAGAATCCTTACTCCAAAGGAATTATCATCTTTACACAGTTTTGCGAAAAGCTTGGGTCTTTCTATACTTGTGGAAACACATAATAAAGAAGAAGTAAAAATCGCTTTAGACTCTGGAGCAACAACGATCGGTATCAATACCAGAGACCTTGATACATTTGAAATTCATAAAAATCTAATCGAAGAAATAGCTCCAGAATTAGATGATTCCATCATTAGAGTTGCAGAATCAGGGATTGTTAGTTTTAAAGATTGGCAAAAATACAAAGGTATCATTGATTCAATGTTAGTTGGCACTTATTTTATGAAAAGTAAAGACATAGCAAAAGACTTTCGATCCCTTCTGTCTGAGAATTAA
- a CDS encoding STAS domain-containing protein, with the protein MLKHEVKDGKLVVYLEGRLDVSVANEVEEGLMELIDNAGHRKVLLNMKDVEYMSSSGFRACISTLRKLNSKEGALKISNIKPAVKRIFDVIELTSLFDIYDSEDAALKAF; encoded by the coding sequence GTGCTGAAACACGAAGTGAAAGACGGAAAACTAGTCGTTTATCTGGAAGGTCGATTGGACGTTTCTGTGGCAAATGAAGTGGAAGAGGGCCTTATGGAACTCATCGATAATGCTGGACATCGAAAGGTCCTCTTAAATATGAAAGATGTCGAATATATGTCTTCTTCTGGGTTCAGAGCTTGTATTTCTACTCTTAGAAAGCTGAATTCCAAAGAGGGTGCTTTAAAAATTTCCAATATCAAACCTGCGGTTAAACGTATCTTTGATGTCATTGAACTCACTTCTCTTTTTGATATCTACGATTCTGAAGATGCAGCGCTTAAAGCGTTTTAA
- the flgE gene encoding flagellar hook protein FlgE, whose amino-acid sequence MMRSLYSGVSGLKNHQVRMDVIGNNISNVNTHGFKTERVTFQDMISQELQGASEPNERIGGTNPKQVGLGSLIAAIDKIMTQGALQTTGKNTDVAVSGEGFFVVKDGDKQFYTRAGAFNVDKNGFYVNPANGLKVQGWNSRLDDGGNKYINSAGSLEDIMIPLYSKEPARATQNVDFQSNLNASVAAVPSDATEEDIQRYINDPDPRQRRGHVTSINVYDELGNTRQMGVEFYKMRENVWKMRFKLEDSSQVSVDVSGTGGENTKVSGNQELEVSFTPDGKIISVSDGVDSQTTGKLKADISFRIPGNPTAQKFSLNLGEAGLVGGITQFSSDFTTKAVKQDGYPMGYMESFSIDNTGTVTGVFSNGVRQPLARIALANFTNPAGLNKEGDTMYSYSLNSGDANIGEAGSQGRGKINAGLLEMSNVDLSDQFTDMIVTQRGFQANSRTIVTSDQMIQEVLGLKR is encoded by the coding sequence ATGATGAGATCACTTTACTCCGGAGTTTCCGGATTGAAAAACCACCAAGTAAGAATGGATGTTATTGGTAACAACATTTCCAACGTGAACACACACGGTTTTAAAACGGAACGAGTTACCTTCCAAGATATGATCTCGCAAGAGTTACAAGGTGCCTCAGAACCGAACGAAAGGATTGGGGGAACAAACCCGAAACAAGTAGGACTTGGTTCTCTCATTGCTGCAATCGATAAAATTATGACACAAGGTGCATTGCAAACTACAGGAAAAAATACTGATGTTGCAGTTTCTGGTGAAGGTTTCTTCGTTGTAAAAGATGGCGACAAACAATTTTATACTCGTGCTGGTGCTTTCAACGTAGATAAAAACGGATTTTATGTAAACCCTGCCAACGGTTTAAAAGTACAAGGTTGGAATTCTCGTTTGGATGATGGTGGAAACAAATACATCAACTCCGCTGGATCTTTGGAAGACATCATGATTCCTCTTTATTCTAAAGAACCTGCTCGTGCGACTCAAAACGTAGACTTTCAATCCAACCTCAATGCAAGTGTTGCCGCAGTTCCATCAGATGCAACAGAAGAAGACATCCAACGTTATATCAATGATCCAGATCCTCGCCAAAGAAGAGGCCATGTAACATCTATTAATGTATATGATGAACTTGGAAACACGCGCCAAATGGGTGTTGAGTTTTACAAAATGAGAGAAAACGTATGGAAGATGCGTTTCAAATTGGAAGATTCAAGCCAAGTATCTGTAGACGTCAGTGGAACTGGTGGGGAAAACACAAAAGTTTCTGGAAACCAAGAGCTTGAAGTTTCTTTCACACCAGATGGAAAAATCATTTCTGTTTCCGATGGAGTGGATTCCCAAACGACCGGAAAACTCAAAGCGGATATTTCTTTCCGCATTCCTGGAAACCCAACGGCTCAAAAATTCAGTTTGAATTTAGGGGAAGCGGGTCTTGTGGGTGGGATCACTCAGTTCTCTTCTGATTTTACAACTAAAGCTGTGAAACAAGACGGATACCCAATGGGATATATGGAATCTTTTTCCATCGACAACACAGGAACAGTCACGGGAGTTTTTTCGAATGGAGTGCGCCAACCACTCGCAAGGATTGCTCTTGCTAACTTTACAAACCCAGCCGGTCTCAACAAAGAAGGGGACACAATGTATAGTTACTCTCTGAACTCAGGGGATGCAAACATTGGGGAAGCTGGAAGCCAAGGCCGTGGAAAAATCAACGCGGGCCTACTTGAGATGTCAAACGTGGATCTTTCTGACCAGTTCACAGATATGATTGTGACCCAAAGGGGATTCCAAGCCAACTCACGAACCATTGTGACTTCTGACCAAATGATCCAGGAAGTTCTAGGTCTCAAACGATAA
- a CDS encoding enoyl-ACP reductase FabI, protein MNYSLKGRTVIITGITDSSSLALVIAKECKQLGANLICTGLGKTEFHQNLSEAGLSFLDRTYSDFTKTVKEELGEDAITFPLDVTIQANIDSFADFLHSNHIKVHSLLHSIAMDKTIRQGKVKPIMSISREEFMDAMNVSAFSLLALTQSFYQRNVMVEGGSIVALSYLGAERVVSHPYKNIGVAKSALERLVKEMAMELGKEKQIQVNAIRFSPYRASKAGSAIEGLEQAEINCELLAPLGNASAKDLAEEVAYLFRPGNRITGEIRHVDGGYHIRG, encoded by the coding sequence ATGAATTATAGTTTAAAAGGCAGAACCGTAATCATCACGGGCATTACGGATTCTTCATCACTTGCACTCGTGATTGCAAAAGAATGTAAACAATTAGGTGCAAATCTGATTTGTACTGGGCTTGGGAAAACTGAGTTTCACCAAAATCTTTCTGAAGCTGGTCTTTCCTTTTTAGACCGCACTTACTCCGATTTCACCAAAACCGTCAAGGAAGAGTTAGGTGAAGATGCTATCACCTTTCCCTTGGATGTGACCATTCAGGCAAATATTGATTCTTTTGCTGATTTTCTGCATTCAAATCATATTAAAGTTCATTCCCTTTTGCATTCCATCGCAATGGATAAAACCATTCGCCAGGGAAAGGTAAAACCTATCATGTCTATATCACGTGAAGAGTTTATGGATGCCATGAATGTATCTGCATTTTCACTACTTGCACTTACTCAGAGTTTTTATCAAAGAAATGTAATGGTGGAAGGTGGTTCCATTGTTGCATTAAGTTATTTGGGAGCTGAACGTGTAGTCTCCCATCCTTATAAAAACATAGGAGTCGCAAAGTCAGCACTGGAGCGTCTTGTGAAAGAAATGGCAATGGAACTTGGAAAGGAAAAACAAATTCAAGTCAATGCCATTCGATTTTCGCCTTATCGTGCCAGTAAAGCCGGTTCAGCGATTGAAGGTTTGGAGCAAGCGGAAATCAATTGTGAATTATTGGCTCCCCTTGGTAACGCTTCTGCCAAAGATTTAGCAGAAGAAGTCGCCTATTTGTTTCGACCAGGCAATCGCATTACGGGTGAAATACGGCATGTCGATGGTGGTTATCATATCCGTGGATAA
- the murD gene encoding UDP-N-acetylmuramoyl-L-alanine--D-glutamate ligase encodes MFSESIPTFSQLDQFQNFLILGGGSSGDSSAKLLSSLSKRSILADRFPEKANQLFYVSVLSDNHPQETLEGIDCIIKSPGILPDHPILNEAKIRQIPMLSEIALARVFYKGPIIGITGTDGKSTTTALTYHILQSKFPNSKMGGNIGVPFTSFCLEPLDLVVLELSSYQLDDSPNLQLTASAILNLASDHLERHKTMGSYAKAKWKIQNLVDPNHKSFINPKFLEFLPDQPSNYDNLQFIGEGQKYFVSLDPNQIHTPNHIYDAAKFPLKGKHNLMNLCFAIALCETIGMEWKEIQNQFESFTGLPHRFRKMDSSLFQNQYQNIQFINDSKSTNLHSMLSGISGFKKGDGLILILGGIPKTEPIEPFLKRWKELECPIWVYGKAIEVWKTEFDKTGLPVYYFPDLPSLLLDLKNKMDSNFYKQTIDSKLVTKAKNHPNSLSVIFSPAGASFDLYKNFEERGNHFESLVLQLFS; translated from the coding sequence ATGTTTTCTGAATCCATTCCAACGTTCTCCCAGCTCGACCAATTCCAAAATTTCCTGATTTTAGGAGGTGGGTCCTCTGGTGATTCCTCAGCTAAGTTATTATCTTCTCTGAGTAAGAGGTCCATCCTTGCAGATAGATTTCCCGAAAAAGCAAACCAACTTTTTTATGTTTCGGTTTTGTCAGACAATCACCCACAGGAGACTTTGGAAGGGATTGATTGTATCATCAAAAGCCCAGGCATTCTTCCTGACCATCCTATCCTGAATGAAGCGAAAATAAGACAAATTCCCATGCTTAGCGAAATCGCTTTGGCAAGAGTATTTTACAAAGGTCCGATCATTGGTATCACTGGCACCGATGGTAAGTCGACAACAACAGCGCTCACATATCATATTTTACAATCAAAATTTCCCAATTCAAAAATGGGTGGGAACATTGGTGTTCCTTTTACTTCCTTTTGTTTAGAACCTTTAGATTTAGTTGTGTTAGAACTTTCCAGTTATCAATTGGATGATTCACCTAACTTACAATTAACTGCCTCTGCTATTTTAAATTTGGCCTCTGACCATCTTGAACGACATAAAACCATGGGATCGTATGCAAAGGCAAAATGGAAAATCCAAAATTTAGTAGATCCTAATCACAAGTCATTTATCAATCCAAAGTTTTTAGAATTCCTTCCAGACCAACCATCGAATTATGACAATTTACAATTCATAGGTGAAGGACAAAAATATTTTGTAAGTTTAGATCCGAACCAAATTCACACTCCAAATCATATTTATGATGCGGCAAAATTCCCACTCAAAGGGAAACACAACTTAATGAATTTATGTTTTGCGATTGCACTCTGTGAAACAATAGGTATGGAATGGAAGGAGATACAAAACCAATTTGAGTCTTTCACTGGGCTTCCCCACCGTTTTCGAAAAATGGATAGTTCTTTATTTCAAAATCAATATCAAAATATCCAATTCATCAACGACTCTAAATCAACAAATTTACATTCTATGCTTTCAGGAATTTCTGGATTCAAAAAAGGAGATGGATTGATTTTGATTTTAGGAGGAATTCCTAAAACGGAACCCATCGAACCATTTTTAAAAAGATGGAAAGAATTAGAATGTCCTATTTGGGTTTATGGGAAAGCTATAGAAGTTTGGAAAACGGAGTTTGACAAAACAGGACTTCCAGTTTATTATTTTCCCGACCTTCCCTCACTTCTCCTAGATCTAAAAAATAAAATGGATTCAAATTTTTATAAACAAACAATTGATTCCAAGCTTGTTACTAAAGCGAAGAATCATCCCAACTCCTTGTCGGTGATTTTTTCACCGGCAGGAGCTAGTTTTGATTTGTATAAAAATTTTGAAGAGAGAGGAAACCATTTTGAAAGTTTGGTTTTGCAACTCTTTTCGTAA